In Devosia beringensis, a single window of DNA contains:
- a CDS encoding GcrA family cell cycle regulator produces the protein MVSGAQPAGWTDERVETLKKLWMEGLSASQIAGQLGEGVTRNAVIGKVHRLKLSARAKPTNSAPRARPAARPAPRRVASPSAGPSNMGSASKMRSSMPQRPQSMGATALAHNPEMEHQLYVAPAVQELFIPEDKRLTLLQLSESTCKWPIGDPLHKDFYFCGQHSLESGPYCEFHSKRAYHQVDKKRR, from the coding sequence ATGGTTTCAGGAGCACAACCGGCAGGCTGGACGGACGAGCGCGTCGAGACCTTGAAGAAGCTCTGGATGGAAGGGCTGAGCGCGAGCCAGATTGCTGGCCAATTGGGCGAAGGGGTTACCCGCAATGCCGTGATCGGCAAAGTCCACCGCCTCAAGCTTTCAGCACGAGCCAAACCCACCAATTCCGCCCCGCGCGCCCGGCCGGCAGCGCGCCCGGCCCCCCGCCGCGTCGCCAGCCCATCGGCCGGCCCTTCCAATATGGGTTCGGCCAGCAAGATGCGTAGTTCGATGCCGCAGCGTCCGCAGTCCATGGGCGCCACGGCTTTGGCGCATAATCCGGAAATGGAGCACCAGCTCTATGTCGCGCCGGCGGTGCAGGAACTGTTCATTCCCGAGGACAAGCGGCTTACCTTGCTGCAGTTGAGCGAGAGCACCTGCAAGTGGCCGATCGGGGATCCGCTGCACAAGGATTTCTACTTCTGCGGCCAGCACAGCCTCGAGAGTGGCCCCTATTGCGAGTTCCACTCCAAGCGCGCCTATCACCAGGTCGACAAGAAGCGTCGCTGA
- a CDS encoding ATP-binding protein encodes MDESHSRPTGRRPHPALSRLRAHLGLLAGCAGVFAGLALFAGLSPAGALIGFVAVVAGVALLPAAPVTVEASTEPVPAPLPVVVPARTVSVFADALIDPCLVLDRRGVLLHANPAARRQFPGVTTGNPLSFSMRNPELVQAIDAAMRSGVTRSIELHETVPSETWDKVVVAPLSQPGLDWFADDHRQLIVTFQSLTDLKRVEALRTDFIANASHELRTPLASLLGFIDTLLGPAAKDTAAREKFLGIMRGQAERMSKLIDDLLSLSRIEMHQHVRPTGSIDLAALLREVREGLMTQAKAADVEIRLDLFAGPSTTLGDRGQLYEVFENLLDNAIKYGAGGKFVEVSLAPAGRPGFQHMVTVIDHGPGVEPEHVPRLTERFYRIDADASRKKKGTGLGLAIVKHIVNRHRGQLSIKSKPGEGMRVDVFLP; translated from the coding sequence ATGGACGAATCCCACAGCCGCCCCACCGGCCGCCGCCCCCACCCCGCTCTGTCTCGCCTGCGCGCCCATCTCGGCCTGCTGGCCGGCTGCGCTGGCGTGTTTGCCGGGCTGGCGCTGTTTGCCGGCCTGAGTCCGGCTGGCGCGCTGATCGGCTTTGTCGCCGTGGTCGCCGGTGTCGCCCTGCTGCCGGCCGCGCCGGTAACGGTCGAGGCGTCCACCGAGCCTGTGCCGGCGCCGTTGCCGGTCGTCGTGCCCGCCCGCACCGTCTCGGTCTTTGCCGATGCCCTGATCGACCCCTGCCTGGTGCTGGACCGGCGCGGCGTGCTGCTGCATGCCAATCCTGCCGCGCGCCGCCAGTTTCCCGGTGTCACCACCGGCAATCCCCTTTCCTTTTCCATGCGCAATCCTGAACTGGTGCAGGCGATCGACGCGGCCATGCGCAGCGGGGTGACGCGCAGCATCGAACTGCACGAGACCGTGCCGTCCGAAACCTGGGACAAGGTCGTGGTTGCGCCGCTCAGCCAGCCGGGCCTCGACTGGTTTGCCGATGACCACCGCCAGCTCATCGTCACCTTCCAGAGCCTGACCGACCTCAAGCGGGTCGAAGCGCTGCGCACCGACTTCATCGCCAATGCCAGCCACGAACTGCGTACGCCGCTGGCCTCGCTGCTCGGCTTTATCGATACCCTGCTCGGCCCGGCAGCCAAGGACACGGCGGCGCGTGAGAAATTCCTCGGCATCATGCGCGGCCAGGCCGAACGCATGAGCAAGCTGATCGATGACCTGCTCAGCCTCTCGCGCATCGAGATGCACCAGCATGTGCGGCCCACCGGCAGCATCGACCTGGCCGCCCTGCTGCGCGAAGTGCGCGAGGGCCTGATGACCCAGGCCAAGGCCGCCGATGTGGAAATCCGCCTCGATCTGTTTGCCGGCCCCTCGACCACCCTTGGCGACCGTGGCCAGCTCTATGAAGTCTTCGAGAATCTCCTCGACAATGCCATCAAATATGGCGCTGGCGGCAAGTTCGTCGAAGTCAGCCTGGCCCCTGCCGGACGTCCCGGCTTCCAGCACATGGTCACCGTGATCGACCACGGCCCGGGCGTCGAACCCGAACATGTGCCGCGCCTGACCGAGCGCTTCTACCGCATCGACGCCGACGCCAGCCGCAAGAAAAAGGGCACCGGCCTGGGCCTCGCCATCGTCAAGCACATCGTCAACCGCCATCGCGGCCAGCTCTCGATCAAGAGCAAGCCCGGCGAAGGCATGCGCGTGGACGTGTTTTTGCCCTGA
- the ppk2 gene encoding polyphosphate kinase 2, with translation MTDPIDGFDIENPDLPKAIKKRAMESGGYPYEDKLDRDDYEARMYELQKQLVTLQAHLAATGERVMIVFEGRDAAGKGGTIKRYMENLNPRYSIIAALPKPNDRERTQWYFQRYVDWLPAAAETVLFDRSWYNRAGVEKVMGFCTPEQTEHFLEEAPEFEKRITKDGIHLFKFWLSIGREMQLKRFHDRRHDPLKVWKLSPIDLEALPRWNDYSLARDEMIKRTHTEHAPWTVIRTNDKRRGRITLIQSVLDRLDYAGKDSKAIGEIDPKLCFTGPQFLKMPRTD, from the coding sequence GTGACTGACCCAATCGACGGCTTCGACATTGAAAATCCTGATCTCCCCAAGGCCATCAAGAAGCGCGCCATGGAGTCGGGCGGCTATCCCTATGAGGATAAGCTGGATCGCGACGACTATGAAGCCCGGATGTATGAGCTGCAAAAACAGCTGGTGACGCTGCAGGCGCATCTGGCGGCAACCGGCGAACGGGTGATGATCGTGTTCGAGGGGCGCGATGCCGCCGGCAAGGGCGGCACCATCAAGCGTTACATGGAAAACCTCAATCCGCGCTACTCCATCATCGCTGCCTTGCCAAAGCCCAATGATCGCGAGCGCACGCAATGGTATTTCCAGCGCTATGTCGACTGGCTGCCGGCAGCGGCCGAGACCGTGCTGTTCGACCGTTCCTGGTACAACCGGGCGGGCGTGGAAAAGGTAATGGGCTTCTGCACGCCCGAACAGACCGAGCATTTCCTCGAGGAAGCGCCGGAATTCGAAAAGCGCATCACCAAAGACGGCATCCACCTGTTCAAGTTCTGGCTGTCGATCGGCCGGGAAATGCAGCTCAAGCGCTTCCATGACCGGCGCCACGATCCGCTCAAAGTTTGGAAACTGTCACCCATCGATCTCGAGGCACTGCCGCGCTGGAACGACTATTCCCTGGCCCGTGACGAAATGATCAAGCGGACCCATACCGAGCACGCGCCCTGGACGGTGATCCGCACCAATGACAAGCGGCGCGGCCGCATCACGCTGATCCAGAGCGTGCTGGATCGGCTCGACTATGCCGGCAAGGACAGCAAGGCGATCGGCGAGATCGATCCCAAGCTGTGCTTTACCGGTCCGCAGTTTCTCAAGATGCCGCGGACCGACTAG
- a CDS encoding MurR/RpiR family transcriptional regulator: MEGKSVAGRIHDAIERLTAAEKRAARGLLGSYPTLGLAPVAEFALQAGASSATVLRFVAQLGYKSYPDFQRALRDEMEQRSKSPLQRSASGAARGAGDAHFLDHFIAQAVDNLRETAALIPASEFEAVCARLADPRRHCWLAGGRFSDFLAGYMEAHLRLIRPGVQRFDGRPATRTDQLMDVGSGDVVLLFDVRRYDPALLELAADLAARRAQIVLITDEWMSPVSRFAKLVLPARTEMGRTWDANNALLTLVEAVLARTTELTWATASKRMGAIERS; encoded by the coding sequence ATGGAGGGAAAGTCGGTTGCCGGCCGTATTCACGATGCCATCGAACGCCTGACGGCGGCCGAAAAGCGGGCGGCGCGCGGGCTGCTGGGCTCCTATCCGACGCTGGGCCTGGCGCCGGTCGCCGAGTTCGCCCTGCAGGCTGGCGCCAGCTCGGCCACGGTGCTGCGTTTCGTTGCCCAGCTCGGCTACAAGTCCTATCCCGATTTCCAGCGCGCCCTGCGCGACGAGATGGAGCAGCGCTCCAAGTCGCCTTTGCAGCGCAGCGCGAGCGGCGCGGCCCGGGGCGCCGGCGATGCCCATTTCCTCGACCATTTCATTGCCCAGGCGGTGGACAATCTGCGCGAGACCGCCGCCCTGATTCCGGCCTCCGAGTTTGAGGCGGTCTGCGCCCGGCTGGCCGACCCCCGGCGCCATTGCTGGCTGGCCGGCGGCCGCTTCAGCGATTTCCTCGCCGGCTATATGGAGGCCCATCTGCGCCTGATCCGTCCCGGCGTGCAGCGGTTCGACGGCCGGCCGGCGACCCGGACGGACCAGTTGATGGATGTCGGATCCGGCGATGTCGTCTTGCTGTTCGATGTGCGCCGCTACGACCCGGCGCTGCTGGAACTGGCCGCCGATCTGGCCGCGCGGCGCGCCCAGATCGTGCTGATCACCGATGAATGGATGAGCCCGGTCAGCCGCTTCGCCAAGCTGGTGCTGCCTGCCCGCACCGAAATGGGCCGCACCTGGGATGCCAACAATGCCCTGCTGACCCTGGTCGAAGCCGTGCTGGCGCGCACCACCGAACTGACCTGGGCGACCGCCAGCAAGCGCATGGGGGCCATCGAGCGCAGCTAG
- a CDS encoding N-formylglutamate amidohydrolase: MSIVEQSPVLVTNARGASPFVIVCDHASNRIPDRYGDLGLTMTERVSHIAWDPGALAVSRGLADLLDAPLVQSTVSRLIIDCNRDLDAPDLIWTLSEATAIAANENLTAAERQYRIDHYHRPFHASIETLLEARRQAGRETILVCMHSFTPVYHGLARPWPIGLIHGVDPRFTEAVYDALAADTPDLNIGWNQPYAALNGVTLTLERHGDARGLDATMIEIRNDEILEPAGVDQWSARLARCLQAARLARQGAMAV; encoded by the coding sequence GTGAGCATTGTCGAACAAAGCCCGGTTCTGGTGACCAATGCGCGCGGGGCATCGCCCTTCGTCATCGTCTGCGACCATGCCAGCAACCGCATTCCGGACCGCTATGGTGACCTGGGTCTGACCATGACCGAGCGGGTCAGCCATATTGCCTGGGATCCCGGCGCGCTGGCGGTGAGCCGGGGGCTGGCCGACCTGCTGGACGCCCCGCTGGTGCAATCGACCGTGTCGCGGCTGATCATCGACTGCAATCGCGACCTGGATGCGCCGGACCTGATCTGGACGCTGTCGGAGGCCACCGCCATCGCGGCCAATGAAAACCTGACTGCCGCGGAGCGGCAGTATCGGATCGACCATTACCACCGCCCGTTCCATGCCTCGATCGAGACGCTGCTCGAAGCGCGCCGCCAGGCCGGGCGGGAGACGATCCTGGTGTGCATGCATTCATTCACGCCGGTCTATCACGGGCTGGCGCGCCCCTGGCCGATCGGGCTGATCCATGGCGTGGACCCGCGCTTTACCGAGGCCGTCTATGACGCCCTGGCGGCGGACACACCCGACCTCAATATCGGCTGGAACCAGCCCTATGCGGCGCTCAACGGGGTGACGCTGACGCTCGAAAGACATGGCGATGCGCGCGGGCTCGACGCCACCATGATCGAAATCCGCAATGATGAAATCCTCGAACCGGCCGGGGTGGACCAATGGTCTGCCCGGCTGGCCCGTTGTCTGCAGGCGGCGCGTCTGGCGCGGCAGGGGGCAATGGCCGTGTAG
- a CDS encoding amino acid permease — MSETRKVGSVAYAKRDKSYFEERGLTRYAGIWSLWALGVGAVISGHFSGWNFGFATGGWGGMMVAAGIIAIMYLGLVFCIAEMSPALPHTGAAYSFARTSMGPWGGFVTGLFENVEYVLTPAVVVTFISAYFSAIVGLDTAYLPVIWVVFYAIFLALNVYGVALSFKVTLVVTLASLAVLIVFWISAIPNMDFSRWALNIAADGTELPEGGGELFPFGFSGVLATLPFAVWLFLAIEQLPLAAEESVDPKRDMPRGILLGMGTLVISAFMIMLLNPSVAGVGAYALSTSGEPLLDGFRAIYGTSGAVVLGLVAMIGLIASFHTILFAQGRQVYSLSRAGYFPSGLSVTHGVHKTPHIAMMAGAALGLTVMLIIWFANGGGGSGETQLGDDIIGTVLLNMAVFGAMLSYIMQALSFILLRRNQPNMERPFRSPLGIGGAVVTILIAAVTLFYQMQDPNFYKGVIWVVLWCAVGIAYFALVGRNRLILSPEEEFALEHKA; from the coding sequence ATGAGTGAAACCAGAAAGGTCGGCAGTGTCGCTTATGCGAAACGCGACAAAAGCTATTTTGAAGAACGCGGCCTGACCCGCTATGCGGGCATCTGGTCACTATGGGCGCTGGGGGTTGGCGCGGTGATCTCGGGCCATTTCTCGGGCTGGAATTTCGGCTTTGCCACCGGCGGCTGGGGCGGCATGATGGTGGCAGCCGGCATCATCGCCATCATGTATCTCGGGCTGGTGTTCTGCATCGCCGAAATGAGCCCGGCTTTGCCTCATACCGGGGCTGCCTATTCGTTTGCCCGCACCTCGATGGGCCCCTGGGGCGGCTTCGTCACCGGCCTGTTCGAGAATGTCGAATATGTGCTGACACCCGCCGTGGTGGTCACCTTCATCTCGGCCTATTTCAGCGCCATTGTCGGGCTGGATACGGCCTATCTGCCGGTGATCTGGGTGGTGTTCTATGCCATCTTTCTGGCCCTCAACGTCTATGGCGTTGCCCTCAGCTTCAAGGTGACGCTGGTGGTTACCCTGGCCTCGCTGGCCGTGCTGATCGTGTTCTGGATCAGCGCCATTCCCAATATGGATTTCTCGCGCTGGGCGCTCAATATCGCGGCCGACGGCACCGAACTGCCCGAAGGCGGCGGCGAGCTCTTCCCGTTCGGCTTCAGCGGCGTACTGGCCACCCTGCCCTTTGCGGTCTGGCTGTTCCTCGCCATCGAGCAGCTGCCGCTGGCGGCCGAGGAATCGGTCGACCCCAAGCGCGACATGCCGCGCGGTATCCTCTTGGGCATGGGCACGCTGGTGATCTCGGCCTTCATGATCATGCTGCTCAATCCGTCCGTGGCCGGCGTCGGCGCCTATGCCCTGAGCACGTCGGGCGAACCGCTGCTGGACGGCTTCCGCGCCATCTACGGCACCAGCGGCGCCGTGGTGCTGGGCCTCGTCGCCATGATCGGGCTCATCGCCTCGTTCCACACCATCCTCTTCGCACAGGGCCGCCAGGTCTATTCGCTCAGCCGCGCGGGCTATTTCCCCTCCGGCCTGTCGGTCACCCATGGCGTGCACAAGACGCCGCATATCGCCATGATGGCCGGCGCCGCGCTGGGCCTGACGGTGATGCTGATCATCTGGTTTGCCAATGGCGGCGGCGGCAGCGGGGAAACCCAGCTGGGCGACGACATCATCGGCACGGTGCTGCTCAACATGGCGGTGTTCGGGGCGATGCTGAGCTACATCATGCAGGCGCTCAGCTTCATCCTGCTGCGCCGCAACCAGCCCAATATGGAGCGGCCGTTCCGCTCGCCGCTGGGCATTGGCGGCGCTGTCGTCACCATCCTGATAGCGGCGGTGACGCTGTTCTACCAGATGCAGGATCCCAACTTCTACAAGGGGGTGATCTGGGTGGTGCTGTGGTGCGCGGTGGGCATTGCCTATTTCGCCCTGGTCGGCCGCAACCGGCTGATCCTGTCGCCCGAAGAAGAATTCGCGCTCGAACACAAGGCCTGA
- a CDS encoding glutamine synthetase family protein — protein MTYSLADLAADTAAGSIDTVLVAFPDMQGRMIGKRFQAEFFLEVAEDETHGCDYLLADDIDMEPVPGYAAANWGKGYGDFVMKPDLTTLMKASWLEGTAIVLCDLSDHHHHEPIAHSPRAILKAQIERLAAMGFMANAATELEFYLFDEDYRTISQKGHAKAQTAGDYIQDYHIFQTTKEEGVMRALRKHLQASGIPVESSKGEWGPGQEEINVKYADALTMADRHVVLKNATKEIAWAQGKAVTFMAKWDYALAGSSSHIHMSLANLDGKPMFPDSSDDRGMSTLMKQFMAGQLAYARDITYFLAPYINSYKRFQAGTFAPTKAIWSPDNRTAGFRLCGEHSKSIRVECRMGGADLNPYLAIAALIAAGIKGIEDKLELQPAFVGDAYVSEQLPEIAKTLREATDWLRRSEMLKSAFGADVIGHYVHTAEWEQLEYDRRVTDWELKRGFERS, from the coding sequence ATGACCTATTCGCTGGCCGATCTGGCGGCCGACACTGCCGCCGGCAGCATTGATACCGTGCTCGTCGCCTTTCCGGACATGCAGGGGCGCATGATCGGCAAGCGCTTCCAGGCCGAGTTCTTCCTCGAAGTGGCCGAGGACGAGACCCATGGCTGCGATTACCTCCTGGCCGACGACATCGACATGGAGCCGGTGCCGGGCTATGCCGCCGCCAACTGGGGCAAGGGCTATGGCGACTTCGTCATGAAGCCCGACCTGACGACGCTGATGAAGGCCAGCTGGCTCGAGGGCACCGCCATCGTGCTGTGCGATCTCAGCGACCACCACCATCACGAGCCCATCGCCCATAGCCCGCGCGCCATTCTGAAGGCCCAGATCGAGCGCCTCGCCGCCATGGGCTTCATGGCCAATGCCGCTACCGAACTCGAATTCTACCTGTTCGACGAGGACTATCGAACCATCAGCCAGAAGGGCCATGCCAAGGCGCAGACCGCCGGCGACTATATCCAGGATTACCACATCTTCCAGACCACCAAGGAAGAGGGGGTGATGCGGGCGCTGCGCAAGCACCTGCAGGCCTCGGGCATTCCGGTGGAATCCTCCAAGGGCGAGTGGGGCCCCGGGCAGGAAGAGATCAACGTCAAATATGCCGATGCGCTGACCATGGCCGACCGCCATGTGGTGCTCAAGAACGCCACCAAGGAAATCGCCTGGGCCCAGGGCAAGGCGGTGACCTTCATGGCCAAGTGGGACTATGCCCTGGCCGGCTCCTCAAGCCACATCCACATGTCGCTGGCCAATCTGGACGGCAAACCCATGTTCCCCGACAGCAGCGACGACCGCGGCATGAGCACGCTGATGAAGCAGTTCATGGCCGGCCAGCTGGCCTATGCGCGCGACATCACCTATTTCCTGGCGCCCTATATCAATTCCTACAAGCGCTTCCAGGCCGGCACCTTTGCCCCGACCAAGGCGATCTGGAGCCCGGACAATCGCACGGCCGGCTTCCGCCTCTGCGGCGAGCATTCCAAATCGATCCGCGTCGAGTGCCGCATGGGGGGCGCCGACCTCAATCCCTATCTCGCCATCGCGGCGCTGATCGCCGCCGGCATCAAGGGCATTGAAGACAAGCTCGAACTGCAGCCGGCCTTTGTCGGCGACGCCTATGTCAGCGAGCAACTGCCCGAAATCGCCAAGACGCTGCGCGAAGCCACCGACTGGCTGCGGCGCTCGGAAATGCTCAAGTCGGCCTTCGGTGCCGACGTAATCGGTCATTATGTGCACACCGCCGAGTGGGAACAGCTTGAATATGACCGCAGGGTGACCGATTGGGAACTCAAGCGGGGCTTCGAGCGCAGCTAG
- a CDS encoding aldehyde dehydrogenase family protein produces MTDTVKIISPIDGSVYAERPLASGIDVEAAVIRAQLARRAWGETTLAERQKIVSHFVDALLLMNDEIVPELAWQMGRPVRYGGEKRGVEERSRYMIELASSALAPVQLPPKTGFTRFITREALGIVLVIAPWNYPFLTAVNSIVPALVAGNAVMLKHASQTLLAGERFALAAEQAGLPTGLFQNLVMGHADTEALIGSGQIDHINFTGSVEGGRRIETAAAGTFATLGLELGGKDPAYVRADANLDNAIENLVDGSFFNSGQSCCGVERIYVHGDVYDRFVEGFLDTASGWTLGNPLDADTVVGPMARGSFADHVRQQTEEAVRGGATARLNTRHRLDVAGSPYLPPEVLTGVNHQMSVMREESFGPVVGIMKVADDAEAITLMNDSPYGLTASIWTQDLDMAAKLGAQVETGTVFANRCDYLDPALVWTGVKDTGKGGSLSEIGYANLTQPKSYHLKQV; encoded by the coding sequence ATGACTGACACCGTAAAGATCATCTCCCCTATCGACGGCAGCGTCTATGCCGAGCGCCCGCTGGCCAGCGGCATCGATGTCGAGGCTGCGGTCATCCGCGCGCAGCTGGCGCGACGCGCCTGGGGCGAGACCACCCTCGCCGAGCGGCAGAAGATCGTCAGCCATTTCGTCGATGCCCTGCTGCTGATGAATGACGAGATCGTGCCCGAACTGGCCTGGCAGATGGGCCGGCCGGTCCGCTATGGCGGGGAGAAGCGCGGCGTCGAGGAGCGCTCGCGCTATATGATCGAGCTGGCCAGCAGCGCCCTGGCGCCGGTTCAGCTGCCGCCCAAGACGGGCTTTACCCGCTTTATCACGCGCGAGGCCCTCGGCATCGTGCTGGTCATAGCGCCGTGGAACTACCCCTTCCTCACCGCCGTCAATTCCATCGTGCCGGCGCTGGTGGCCGGCAATGCGGTCATGCTCAAGCATGCCAGCCAGACGCTGCTGGCGGGCGAGCGCTTTGCTTTGGCGGCAGAGCAGGCAGGCCTGCCGACTGGCCTGTTCCAGAACCTGGTCATGGGCCATGCCGATACCGAGGCGCTGATCGGCTCGGGTCAAATCGACCACATCAACTTCACCGGCTCGGTCGAGGGCGGCCGCCGCATCGAAACGGCCGCGGCGGGCACCTTTGCCACGCTGGGACTCGAACTGGGTGGCAAGGATCCGGCCTATGTGCGGGCCGATGCCAATCTCGACAACGCCATCGAAAACCTGGTCGATGGCTCGTTCTTCAATTCGGGCCAGAGCTGCTGCGGCGTCGAGCGCATCTATGTGCATGGCGACGTCTATGATCGCTTCGTAGAGGGTTTTCTCGACACGGCCAGCGGCTGGACGCTGGGCAATCCGCTCGATGCCGATACCGTGGTGGGGCCGATGGCGCGCGGCAGCTTTGCCGATCACGTGCGGCAGCAGACCGAGGAAGCGGTGCGCGGCGGCGCCACTGCTCGCCTCAACACCCGCCACCGGCTCGACGTCGCCGGTTCGCCCTATCTGCCGCCCGAGGTGCTGACCGGGGTCAATCACCAGATGAGCGTAATGCGCGAGGAAAGCTTTGGTCCGGTGGTTGGCATCATGAAGGTGGCCGACGACGCCGAAGCCATCACCCTGATGAATGACAGCCCCTATGGCCTGACCGCCTCGATCTGGACGCAGGATCTGGACATGGCCGCGAAGCTGGGCGCCCAGGTCGAGACCGGCACGGTATTCGCCAATCGCTGCGACTATCTTGATCCGGCGCTGGTCTGGACCGGGGTCAAGGACACCGGCAAGGGCGGCAGCCTCAGCGAAATCGGCTACGCCAATCTGACGCAGCCCAAATCCTATCACTTGAAGCAGGTGTGA
- a CDS encoding iron-containing alcohol dehydrogenase — protein MTKANWNYPTAIKFGPGRIAELPEALRSVGISKPLLVTDAGLVNLPVTQNTIKLLEDAGFAVGVFAEVKPNPIAANVAAGIKALRDGGHDGVIAFGGGSGLDAGKVIAFMAGQTRPMWDFEDIGDWWTRADPAGILPIIAVPTTAGTGSEVGRAGVITDETTHTKKVIFHPLMMPKIVIADPELTVGMPRFITIGTGMDALAHCLEAYCAPGYHPMADGIAVEGIRLVMENLPKVAANPDDVEARGHMMSAAAMGATAFQKGLGAIHALSHPVGALYDTHHGMTNAVFMPYVLLVNRGAIETRIARLAAYLGLAPTFEAFQHAVIGLRMRLDVPHTLAEFKVDGTQRELIADMAIVDPTAGGNPVQLTRTLALEIFDRAMTGRL, from the coding sequence ATGACCAAAGCCAACTGGAACTATCCCACCGCGATCAAGTTCGGTCCCGGCCGCATTGCCGAACTGCCGGAGGCACTCAGGAGCGTCGGCATCAGCAAGCCGCTGCTGGTGACCGATGCGGGCCTGGTTAACCTGCCGGTGACGCAGAACACCATCAAGCTGCTCGAGGATGCCGGCTTTGCGGTCGGGGTGTTCGCCGAGGTCAAACCCAATCCGATTGCTGCCAATGTGGCAGCGGGCATCAAGGCGCTGCGCGATGGCGGCCATGACGGCGTGATCGCCTTTGGCGGCGGCTCGGGCCTCGACGCCGGCAAGGTCATTGCCTTCATGGCCGGCCAGACCCGGCCGATGTGGGACTTTGAGGATATTGGCGACTGGTGGACGCGGGCCGACCCAGCCGGCATCCTGCCCATCATTGCCGTGCCGACCACGGCCGGCACCGGTTCGGAAGTGGGCCGCGCCGGGGTGATTACCGACGAGACGACCCATACCAAGAAGGTGATCTTCCACCCGCTGATGATGCCGAAAATCGTCATTGCCGATCCCGAGCTGACGGTGGGCATGCCCCGCTTCATCACCATCGGCACCGGCATGGACGCGCTGGCCCATTGCCTTGAGGCCTATTGCGCCCCCGGCTATCACCCGATGGCCGATGGCATTGCCGTTGAGGGCATCCGCCTGGTCATGGAGAACCTGCCCAAGGTGGCAGCCAATCCCGATGACGTGGAAGCGCGTGGCCATATGATGAGCGCGGCGGCCATGGGCGCCACCGCCTTTCAGAAGGGCCTGGGCGCCATTCACGCCCTCAGCCACCCCGTCGGGGCGCTCTACGACACCCATCACGGCATGACCAATGCGGTGTTCATGCCCTATGTGCTGCTGGTCAATCGCGGCGCCATCGAGACGCGCATTGCGCGGCTGGCGGCCTATCTCGGCCTGGCGCCGACCTTCGAGGCGTTCCAGCATGCCGTTATTGGCCTGCGCATGCGGCTCGACGTGCCGCACACTTTGGCCGAGTTCAAGGTCGATGGCACCCAGCGCGAGCTGATCGCCGACATGGCCATTGTCGACCCCACCGCGGGCGGCAATCCGGTTCAGCTCACCAGGACGCTGGCGCTGGAAATCTTCGACCGGGCGATGACCGGCCGGCTCTAG
- a CDS encoding IS110 family RNA-guided transposase: MIFSPDYVGVDVSKKHLDLAITGSSRLRVSNNPAGMARLVQKISSLTRPHLVCEATGSYTRLMARSLSQHGIALSTINPRRVRDLARADGLLAKTDAIDAAAILRFAHLMHPDPDPLYDPNAVEMADLVRRRRQMVDMLAMEKQRREHPEAALAQASIDAHIGFLSSQIGEMDRAITRQIDSDATLRRRAELLTTIPGIGQTTAAVLLAEMPELGGIGNKQAAALAGVAPFNRDSGEMRGQAHIAGGRLSVRCALYMATLSAIRANPPIRDFYKRLRAQGKPGKLAIVAAMRKLITTANAVLANNTPWHTNTA, encoded by the coding sequence ATGATTTTTTCCCCAGACTATGTTGGTGTCGACGTCTCCAAGAAGCACCTGGATCTGGCCATCACCGGCTCGAGCAGGTTGCGCGTGTCCAATAATCCGGCTGGCATGGCTCGGTTGGTGCAAAAGATCTCCAGCCTGACCCGGCCCCATCTGGTCTGTGAGGCCACCGGCAGCTATACGCGGCTGATGGCCCGCTCGCTCAGCCAGCATGGCATCGCGCTGAGCACGATTAACCCGCGCCGGGTGCGCGATCTGGCTCGGGCCGACGGGCTGCTGGCCAAGACCGATGCGATTGACGCCGCGGCGATCCTGCGCTTCGCTCACCTGATGCACCCAGATCCCGACCCCCTCTACGATCCAAATGCCGTGGAAATGGCCGATCTGGTGCGCCGGCGCCGCCAGATGGTGGATATGCTGGCCATGGAAAAGCAGCGTCGCGAGCACCCTGAAGCTGCGCTGGCGCAAGCCAGCATCGATGCTCATATAGGCTTCTTGAGCAGCCAGATCGGCGAGATGGATCGGGCCATTACCCGCCAGATCGATAGCGATGCGACGCTACGGCGCCGGGCCGAACTACTCACCACCATCCCCGGCATCGGCCAGACTACGGCCGCCGTGCTGCTGGCCGAAATGCCCGAGCTGGGCGGCATCGGCAACAAGCAGGCGGCCGCCTTGGCCGGAGTCGCCCCCTTCAACCGCGATAGTGGTGAGATGCGCGGCCAGGCCCATATCGCCGGCGGACGCCTCTCGGTGCGCTGCGCTCTCTATATGGCCACCCTGTCGGCCATCCGTGCTAACCCGCCCATCCGCGACTTCTACAAAAGGCTGCGCGCCCAGGGCAAACCGGGAAAGCTCGCCATCGTCGCCGCCATGCGCAAACTCATCACGACAGCCAATGCCGTCCTTGCCAACAACACCCCCTGGCACACCAACACAGCTTGA